A region of Hoeflea algicola DNA encodes the following proteins:
- a CDS encoding DnaT-like ssDNA-binding protein: MAGYGDDTTFAAWLTANGYSLPAGGLDPAVLRQRGSVYLDGLYGDRFPGVPTGGLEQDRAWPRTGAEDVYGNAIAANAIPTRVVHASYEAAYLDAVKPGILSTTYTPAQQKVLTEVKGIKWTVVGESKGAQSAVMVSTKIEGLLAPLTGTSLLLPAILVV, encoded by the coding sequence ATGGCTGGCTATGGCGACGACACAACCTTTGCCGCGTGGCTGACAGCAAACGGCTATTCCTTGCCTGCCGGTGGGCTGGATCCGGCTGTGTTGCGTCAACGCGGCTCGGTCTATCTCGACGGGCTCTATGGCGACCGGTTTCCCGGCGTTCCGACCGGTGGGCTTGAACAGGATCGCGCATGGCCGCGCACCGGCGCCGAAGATGTCTATGGAAACGCCATTGCTGCCAATGCAATCCCGACGCGGGTTGTCCATGCGTCCTATGAGGCGGCTTATCTCGACGCCGTGAAGCCTGGCATTCTCTCGACCACCTACACGCCGGCACAGCAAAAGGTGTTGACCGAGGTCAAGGGGATCAAATGGACCGTTGTTGGCGAGAGCAAGGGCGCTCAATCGGCCGTGATGGTCTCGACCAAGATTGAGGGGTTGCTTGCCCCGCTGACCGGGACATCGTTGCTCCTGCCCGCAATATTGGTGGTGTAA
- a CDS encoding structural cement protein Gp24, whose amino-acid sequence MATYQTTYSTSPAKGLPGQIANEEKCNKVSRTVESSAGIAFGQPAYRGTGDHGVVVGDTFTATGAGSEAAGNTGTGEITDEPSITAGAKAGRYQAVLLATSATAPFAVYDPDGILVGHGVVATACTTIPGITTFTISNAGTMTTGDTFYIDVTYTANAAFLGLAVLNPAVPPDTSNPDAYPQYFTGAFMTEGQMYVTAGASVVDGGDVYWNPATGRYTSTTTHIRIPDAVFDTSGGNGDIVEVSLKNR is encoded by the coding sequence ATGGCGACCTATCAGACAACCTACTCGACCTCTCCGGCAAAAGGCCTTCCGGGCCAGATTGCCAATGAGGAAAAATGCAACAAGGTCAGCCGTACCGTTGAAAGCTCGGCTGGTATCGCGTTCGGGCAGCCCGCATATCGCGGCACTGGCGATCACGGTGTTGTGGTTGGTGACACGTTCACGGCGACCGGCGCAGGTTCGGAAGCCGCTGGCAACACTGGCACGGGTGAAATCACCGACGAACCGTCCATCACGGCGGGCGCAAAAGCTGGCCGCTATCAGGCGGTCTTGCTTGCCACGTCCGCAACCGCGCCATTTGCCGTCTATGACCCTGATGGCATTCTTGTCGGCCATGGCGTGGTTGCGACGGCATGCACCACGATCCCAGGCATTACGACCTTCACTATCTCCAATGCCGGCACCATGACCACCGGTGACACGTTCTATATCGACGTGACCTACACCGCCAACGCCGCGTTTCTTGGCCTGGCTGTGCTCAATCCGGCGGTCCCGCCCGACACGTCCAACCCCGACGCCTATCCGCAGTATTTCACTGGCGCGTTCATGACCGAAGGTCAGATGTACGTGACTGCCGGTGCGTCTGTGGTTGATGGCGGCGATGTCTACTGGAACCCGGCCACCGGTCGATACACCAGCACCACCACGCACATTCGCATTCCTGATGCGGTGTTCGACACTTCGGGCGGCAACGGCGATATCGTCGAAGTCTCGCTGAAGAACCGATGA
- a CDS encoding DUF2213 domain-containing protein has product MQFTDKLTLDGAIRRTADGYGVVSARVARGGNVQTYLGSEVGITDKDLVRVYRPASEVFKKDAIASYAGVPITVNHPKGGVSADTWKDLAVGEVGDDVLRDGEFVRVPMMLRDAKAIEAVEGGKRELSMGYSADITLADGVTPTGEAFDVIMSDFKMNHVAIVHAARGGSELRIGDDAGSLHWGAAPISTPIADERKAPMADNLRTVVVDGLSVSTTDQGAQAIEKLQNDKRAVEAQLADAEKAHKDAIAAKDAELAKKDAAIDAEKAKVLSDADLDKRVQDRAALVTVAGVIAKDVKTAGLSDADIRKAVVAAKLGDDAVKDKTPAYIDARFDILAEDSAKGTDPVRDALLAGVKTNDGDNATVTDAYAKMVADMQSAHRPAVTN; this is encoded by the coding sequence ATGCAATTCACAGACAAGCTCACGCTTGACGGCGCAATCCGTCGAACGGCGGATGGTTATGGCGTTGTCTCTGCCCGCGTTGCCCGTGGCGGCAATGTGCAGACCTATCTCGGCTCGGAAGTCGGCATAACCGACAAGGATCTGGTTCGTGTCTACCGTCCGGCAAGCGAGGTGTTCAAGAAAGACGCCATCGCCAGCTATGCCGGTGTGCCTATCACGGTCAATCATCCCAAGGGCGGCGTGAGTGCTGATACATGGAAAGACCTGGCCGTTGGCGAGGTTGGTGATGATGTGCTGCGCGACGGTGAATTTGTCCGCGTCCCGATGATGTTGCGCGATGCCAAGGCAATCGAGGCTGTTGAAGGTGGCAAGCGCGAGCTGTCCATGGGCTACAGCGCCGATATCACCCTGGCAGACGGCGTGACGCCGACCGGCGAGGCGTTTGACGTCATCATGTCGGATTTCAAAATGAACCACGTTGCGATTGTCCATGCGGCGCGCGGCGGGTCCGAACTTCGAATTGGCGATGATGCCGGTTCGTTGCACTGGGGCGCTGCCCCGATCTCCACCCCAATTGCAGACGAAAGGAAAGCCCCAATGGCTGATAATCTGCGAACTGTGGTTGTGGACGGTCTGTCGGTGAGCACCACCGATCAGGGCGCCCAGGCCATCGAAAAGCTTCAGAACGACAAGAGGGCCGTCGAGGCCCAGCTTGCCGATGCTGAAAAGGCCCACAAGGACGCCATCGCGGCCAAGGATGCCGAACTGGCCAAGAAGGATGCTGCCATTGATGCCGAAAAGGCCAAGGTGCTGTCTGATGCCGATCTGGACAAGCGTGTTCAGGACCGTGCCGCTCTGGTCACTGTGGCCGGCGTTATCGCAAAGGACGTGAAGACCGCTGGTCTGTCCGATGCTGATATCCGCAAGGCGGTTGTTGCCGCCAAGCTCGGTGATGATGCGGTCAAGGACAAAACCCCGGCCTACATCGATGCCCGGTTCGATATCCTTGCAGAAGATTCCGCCAAGGGCACCGACCCGGTGCGTGATGCACTTCTGGCCGGCGTCAAGACCAACGATGGCGATAACGCCACCGTGACCGATGCTTACGCCAAGATGGTCGCTGACATGCAGTCGGCTCACCGTCCTGCCGTGACGAACTGA
- a CDS encoding DUF2184 domain-containing protein translates to MKQPFADAQAALPFVIGQGRNIETKIYQRRYPTFNYGAHVPIVTEGNEWAIGTTFFTVDAAGEAKFLSGAGTDMPFNQVNRDQASHDFAMIGSGWEWNLEEINQASLYGINLNDTKAMSATDKVERLLNSIAMAGTTEKNWTGLVNSGSVSRADVAATGDQNGGTDSTLWKHKTNDQIVIDINEVLSRVGTNTEEVEWADTLRVPPEAFRLLASRRLGDGDGMLRLIDFIRSGNVYTATTGQPLDIQPLRELATASEDGGGRMMAYRKDPEVLRFHLPMPRRVLQPRQKSIMGFETGIIARTGGTEWRLPGAAAYADEITSAPSP, encoded by the coding sequence ATGAAACAGCCATTTGCTGATGCACAGGCTGCGCTCCCGTTCGTGATCGGACAGGGCCGCAATATCGAAACCAAGATCTACCAGCGCCGTTACCCGACGTTCAACTATGGGGCTCACGTCCCCATCGTGACCGAGGGCAACGAATGGGCGATCGGCACCACGTTCTTCACCGTCGATGCGGCTGGTGAAGCCAAGTTCCTGTCCGGCGCCGGCACTGATATGCCGTTCAACCAGGTCAATCGTGATCAGGCATCGCATGACTTCGCGATGATCGGTTCGGGTTGGGAATGGAACCTTGAAGAGATCAATCAGGCCTCGCTTTACGGCATCAACCTGAACGACACCAAGGCTATGTCCGCCACTGACAAGGTGGAGCGCCTGCTGAACTCGATTGCCATGGCAGGCACGACCGAGAAGAACTGGACCGGTCTGGTCAACAGTGGCTCTGTCAGTCGTGCCGATGTCGCTGCAACCGGTGACCAAAACGGCGGCACCGACTCGACGCTCTGGAAGCACAAAACCAATGACCAGATCGTTATCGACATCAACGAGGTTCTGAGCCGTGTCGGCACAAACACGGAAGAGGTTGAATGGGCTGACACCCTTCGCGTTCCTCCCGAAGCGTTCCGTCTGCTGGCATCCCGTCGCCTTGGTGATGGTGATGGCATGCTCCGACTGATCGACTTCATCAGGTCCGGCAACGTCTACACCGCGACAACCGGCCAGCCGCTGGATATTCAGCCGCTCCGTGAGCTTGCGACGGCTTCGGAAGACGGCGGCGGACGCATGATGGCGTATCGGAAAGACCCGGAAGTTCTCCGCTTCCATCTGCCGATGCCGCGCCGCGTGTTGCAGCCGCGGCAGAAGTCCATCATGGGCTTTGAAACCGGTATCATCGCTCGTACCGGTGGTACTGAGTGGCGGCTGCCTGGCGCGGCTGCCTACGCTGACGAAATCACGTCTGCACCTTCGCCTTGA